The Bernardetia litoralis DSM 6794 genome includes a window with the following:
- the tsaE gene encoding tRNA (adenosine(37)-N6)-threonylcarbamoyltransferase complex ATPase subunit type 1 TsaE: MTSSFIDSTQFECNSISELPKVAQQIISLANTLNKRIWILEGDLGAGKTTFTKAVCAALGVNVTVSSPTFALINEYEGNYDEQNLKIIYHCDFYRINNPNEVLELGIEEYFDKAEENGNYCFIEWASKIEPFLPEEYLQINIEVSPATNSRILTVR; the protein is encoded by the coding sequence ATGACTAGCTCTTTTATTGATTCTACTCAATTTGAATGTAATTCTATTTCTGAACTGCCAAAGGTAGCTCAACAAATTATTTCTTTAGCCAATACACTAAATAAGCGTATTTGGATATTAGAGGGTGATTTGGGAGCAGGAAAGACAACTTTTACAAAAGCTGTTTGTGCTGCATTGGGTGTAAATGTTACTGTGAGTAGTCCTACTTTTGCTTTAATAAATGAATACGAAGGAAATTATGACGAACAAAACTTAAAAATTATTTATCATTGTGATTTTTATAGAATAAATAACCCTAATGAAGTTTTGGAGTTAGGGATAGAAGAGTATTTTGATAAAGCAGAAGAAAATGGTAATTATTGTTTTATAGAATGGGCTTCCAAAATAGAGCCTTTTTTACCAGAAGAATATTTGCAGATAAATATAGAAGTAAGTCCAGCTACCAATTCACGTATTTTGACTGTAAGGTAG
- a CDS encoding SPOR domain-containing protein: MKKYTLFLLFAAFVFLALNQTSKAQAVYNFPMLVQEQVEVKSHPLPSGFDEKGDTTLTVYSGLYGDFSVYFVNGPQYHHILNPNPTGLLINGKEYSFYCDSERGSKKNISNFLDIYEFEYLGRKYICFFSFREDCLHKGCLYRCYNLFDVTDPNNVSANSFASIYGETFTFGDYNSDGVMDFIRVASQLPPNIEEEKIPTEDKSLYGLVTVFSFDKNGKAVDVKHEGNSYYLFIKGTDEEFSGFEVVQNDWFIPLKDQSGKIAPVTPYFAPYVSFDPKEPFLYDAKGYRVPQHLWAVQVAEFDEIEGALDYCEYLMEGGLEDVFVYIDQYNRDLHFLVLAGNYQNREKIQKLQLDLKKAGVNGRLINMKTEF, from the coding sequence ATGAAAAAATATACTTTATTTTTATTATTTGCTGCTTTTGTTTTTTTAGCCTTAAATCAAACCAGTAAAGCACAAGCTGTTTATAATTTTCCTATGCTTGTTCAAGAACAGGTAGAAGTAAAATCACACCCTTTACCCTCAGGATTTGATGAAAAAGGAGATACTACACTTACAGTTTACTCTGGTTTGTATGGAGATTTTTCAGTTTATTTTGTCAATGGACCTCAATACCATCATATTCTAAACCCTAATCCAACAGGACTTTTGATTAATGGAAAAGAATATAGTTTTTATTGTGATTCTGAAAGAGGAAGTAAAAAAAATATATCTAACTTTTTAGATATTTATGAGTTTGAGTATTTGGGACGAAAATATATTTGCTTCTTTAGTTTTAGAGAAGATTGTTTGCATAAAGGTTGTTTGTATCGTTGTTATAATTTATTTGATGTAACAGACCCAAATAATGTATCAGCTAATTCTTTTGCAAGTATTTATGGCGAAACATTTACTTTTGGAGATTATAATAGTGATGGTGTTATGGATTTTATTCGTGTAGCTTCACAGCTTCCTCCTAATATTGAAGAAGAAAAAATTCCAACAGAAGATAAATCTTTATATGGACTTGTTACTGTATTTTCATTTGATAAAAATGGAAAAGCAGTTGATGTAAAACACGAAGGAAATAGTTATTATTTGTTTATTAAAGGAACAGATGAAGAATTTTCTGGTTTTGAAGTAGTACAAAATGATTGGTTTATTCCATTGAAAGACCAATCTGGAAAAATTGCTCCTGTTACTCCTTATTTTGCACCTTATGTTTCCTTTGACCCTAAAGAACCATTCTTGTATGATGCTAAAGGCTACCGAGTGCCTCAACATTTGTGGGCAGTACAAGTAGCTGAGTTTGATGAAATTGAAGGAGCTTTAGATTATTGTGAATATTTGATGGAAGGAGGTCTAGAAGATGTTTTTGTTTATATAGACCAATATAATCGGGATTTGCATTTTTTAGTTTTGGCAGGAAATTATCAAAACAGAGAAAAAATACAAAAATTACAATTAGACTTAAAGAAAGCAGGAGTAAATGGTAGATTGATAAATATGAAAACAGAGTTCTAA
- a CDS encoding RNA ligase family protein — MNQKNIAFSSYEKMPTSLKKLTLSQNQYAELDKIDWVVTEKIHGANFCFIYENGNLFYGKRKENLVWNDDFFGFQLVVNKLENQILSLFEELSQNIESQKYIIYGELFGGVYPHSEVEKKENLEAIQTGIYYSNTIEFCAFDIAFENNKVKAYLDYKKAIELFKKHEILYAKNLFIGKLNKALEFDIRINSTLPKLLNLPKLETNLVEGIVIKPFEELNQNLFPQRPILKVKNSEFEENEIFHQAKKWSYIPKLSSNTEELHFLVEEIRNYVTQNRLQSAISKIGSLDFDNLKRIKEIENEFLRDILTDFDENNDAILKELSNQQKNWIEERIKVDCSKIMNTQK; from the coding sequence ATGAATCAAAAAAACATTGCTTTTTCTAGTTATGAAAAAATGCCAACGAGTTTGAAAAAACTAACTTTGAGTCAAAATCAATATGCAGAATTAGACAAAATAGATTGGGTTGTAACAGAAAAAATACACGGTGCAAATTTTTGTTTTATCTATGAAAATGGAAACCTTTTTTATGGAAAAAGAAAAGAAAATCTGGTTTGGAATGATGATTTTTTTGGATTTCAATTAGTTGTGAATAAACTAGAAAATCAAATTTTAAGTCTTTTTGAAGAATTAAGTCAGAATATAGAATCCCAAAAATATATTATTTATGGCGAACTTTTCGGAGGTGTTTATCCTCATTCTGAAGTAGAAAAAAAAGAAAATTTAGAAGCTATTCAAACAGGTATTTATTACAGTAATACGATTGAATTTTGTGCTTTTGATATTGCTTTTGAGAATAATAAAGTCAAAGCTTATTTAGATTATAAAAAAGCGATTGAGCTGTTTAAAAAACATGAAATTCTATACGCAAAAAATCTTTTTATTGGAAAATTAAATAAAGCCTTAGAATTTGATATTCGTATAAATTCTACTCTTCCAAAATTATTGAATTTGCCAAAACTAGAAACTAATTTGGTTGAAGGAATTGTAATCAAGCCATTTGAAGAGTTAAATCAAAATCTGTTTCCTCAAAGACCCATTCTTAAAGTAAAAAATTCAGAGTTTGAAGAAAATGAAATATTTCATCAAGCTAAAAAATGGTCGTATATTCCAAAACTATCTTCTAATACAGAAGAATTACATTTTTTGGTAGAAGAAATCAGAAATTATGTTACTCAAAATAGATTACAAAGTGCAATTTCTAAAATTGGTAGCTTAGATTTTGATAATCTAAAACGAATAAAAGAAATTGAAAACGAGTTTTTGAGAGATATTCTGACTGATTTTGATGAAAATAATGATGCTATTTTGAAAGAATTATCAAATCAACAAAAGAACTGGATTGAGGAGAGAATAAAAGTAGATTGTAGTAAAATAATGAATACTCAAAAATAA
- a CDS encoding cell division protein FtsX has protein sequence MQFPSINRPFSKKRIGSYPYIGVLVNVTLALFITGLLGLIMIYTYQFSIRAKENVEVEIYLRRDVNENQRLSIQKKLTQLDFLLKNKDGKPRIRFMASEEAAEMMRQEAGVEFEEFLVGENRLPDAYYINVEAAYYQKDKMALLKTQIENIEGVYEVDFKNKYIEEITKNLQTIGYVFSAFAFIFFAAAIILIDSGVRLALFSQRFLIRSMQLVGATPFFIKKPFLRRAFIHGIIGGIIAYILVLILAKGFAIWIPELNAFDYMGSVLGLGLVILILGVGINTISAYIAVSKYLYMRLDDLY, from the coding sequence TTGCAATTTCCTTCCATCAACCGTCCTTTTTCCAAAAAACGAATTGGCTCTTATCCATATATAGGTGTATTGGTTAATGTTACATTGGCACTTTTTATTACTGGACTTTTGGGTTTGATTATGATTTATACCTATCAGTTTTCTATTAGAGCTAAAGAAAATGTAGAAGTAGAAATTTATTTACGTAGAGATGTAAATGAAAATCAGCGTTTGAGTATTCAAAAAAAACTCACTCAATTAGATTTTTTATTAAAAAATAAAGATGGAAAACCTCGTATTCGTTTTATGGCAAGTGAAGAAGCAGCCGAAATGATGCGACAAGAAGCAGGAGTAGAATTTGAAGAATTTTTGGTAGGAGAAAATCGTTTGCCTGATGCTTATTATATCAATGTAGAAGCTGCTTATTATCAAAAAGATAAAATGGCTTTATTAAAAACTCAAATTGAAAACATAGAAGGTGTTTATGAAGTAGATTTCAAGAACAAATACATTGAAGAGATTACAAAAAATCTACAAACGATTGGTTATGTCTTTTCAGCTTTTGCATTTATTTTTTTTGCTGCTGCAATTATTTTGATTGATAGTGGTGTTCGTCTTGCTCTTTTTTCTCAACGTTTTTTGATTCGAAGTATGCAATTAGTTGGAGCAACTCCCTTTTTTATCAAAAAACCTTTTCTTCGTCGTGCCTTTATTCATGGAATTATTGGTGGAATAATAGCCTATATTTTGGTACTTATTCTTGCCAAAGGTTTCGCAATTTGGATTCCAGAATTAAATGCTTTTGATTATATGGGTTCTGTTCTTGGACTTGGTTTGGTAATTTTAATATTGGGAGTTGGCATCAATACAATCAGTGCATATATTGCTGTGAGCAAATATTTATATATGCGACTTGATGATTTGTATTGA
- a CDS encoding NupC/NupG family nucleoside CNT transporter → MDYLRGLLGMLVLLSVAYAFSSNRKSINWKLVGIGILLQVVFGILITQVPQVAAIFSSVSKGFVKFLSFANDGAKFLFSDLADIPKSGFIFAFQVLPTVIFFSAVTTGLYYLGILQKLSYGIAWLMAKTMGLSGAESLSAAGNIFLGQTEAPLLVRPFIAKMTTSELMCLMTGGMATIAGSVLGSYVAFLGGADLAKQAEVAAQLLSASIMNAPAGIVFAKMLIPETKPELIDSELKVNKETLGANVIDALAIGAGEGLKLALNIGAMLLAFIAVIALLNFMLEVVGDWTALNTIIAESTNGIFNKLSMEYILGQVFRLAAFVIGVEWADTLQVGSLLGQKTVINEFVAYVSLADLQDKGAISAKSITIATFALCGFSNFSSIAIQIGGIGAMAPNQQANLSRLGLKALLAATLACMMTATIAGALLS, encoded by the coding sequence ATGGATTATTTGAGAGGATTGTTAGGAATGTTAGTTTTGCTAAGTGTAGCTTATGCGTTTTCTAGCAACAGAAAGTCAATAAATTGGAAATTAGTTGGAATTGGTATTCTTCTTCAAGTAGTTTTTGGAATATTAATTACTCAAGTGCCTCAAGTAGCAGCAATTTTTAGTTCAGTAAGTAAAGGATTTGTAAAATTTTTGAGCTTTGCCAATGATGGTGCTAAATTTCTTTTTAGTGATTTGGCTGATATTCCCAAAAGTGGTTTTATATTCGCTTTTCAAGTTTTGCCTACTGTAATTTTCTTTTCTGCTGTAACAACAGGATTATACTATTTAGGAATTCTTCAAAAATTATCCTACGGAATTGCTTGGCTAATGGCAAAAACAATGGGATTATCTGGTGCTGAAAGTCTCTCTGCAGCAGGAAATATATTCTTAGGACAAACAGAAGCACCTTTGTTAGTTCGTCCATTTATTGCCAAAATGACAACCTCCGAACTTATGTGTTTGATGACGGGAGGAATGGCAACCATTGCAGGAAGTGTTTTGGGAAGTTATGTTGCATTTTTGGGTGGAGCTGATTTAGCCAAACAAGCAGAAGTAGCAGCACAATTACTTAGCGCATCCATTATGAACGCTCCAGCAGGAATTGTATTTGCAAAAATGCTTATCCCTGAAACAAAACCAGAACTTATTGATTCAGAATTAAAAGTAAATAAGGAAACTTTGGGCGCAAATGTAATTGATGCCCTTGCTATTGGAGCAGGAGAAGGACTGAAACTAGCCCTTAATATTGGTGCAATGCTTTTGGCGTTTATTGCTGTGATTGCACTACTCAATTTTATGTTAGAAGTAGTTGGAGATTGGACAGCTTTAAATACAATCATTGCAGAAAGCACAAATGGAATTTTTAATAAACTTTCAATGGAATATATTTTAGGACAAGTATTTCGTTTGGCAGCCTTCGTAATTGGTGTAGAATGGGCTGATACGCTTCAAGTAGGAAGTCTTTTAGGACAAAAAACAGTTATTAATGAGTTTGTGGCTTATGTAAGTCTTGCTGATTTACAAGATAAAGGAGCTATTTCTGCCAAATCAATTACAATTGCTACTTTTGCACTCTGTGGTTTTTCTAATTTTAGCTCAATCGCTATTCAAATTGGAGGAATTGGAGCAATGGCGCCAAACCAACAAGCAAATCTTTCTCGTTTAGGACTAAAAGCATTATTAGCTGCAACACTCGCTTGTATGATGACAGCAACGATTGCAGGAGCTTTATTGTCATAA
- a CDS encoding cysteine desulfurase family protein — MSISSSSRIYLDNAATTQLDKAVLDEMMPYLTEHFGNPSSTHGTGRIVKSAVEKARKTVASLLNTSPAEIFFTSGGTEADNMILRCAVRSHNLKHIITSPLEHHAVLHTIEELEKAGEVKVHFVNIDKNGNVDLNHLEELLNTISSQNERALVSLMHGNNEIGTVLDLKKTGEICEKYNAMFHSDTVQTMGYYKMDLQELPIHYLVGSAHKFHGAKGIGFLYVRHDAGFCPFQTGGAQERNMRGGTENVAGIVGLAKALEISFAESEAHNKHILSLKSRMIEKLRTIFGEEVDFNGESGNLETGLPKVLSVQFPKSDMGDMLLFNLDIQGISASGGSACSSGSEIGSHVLTALKNDPSRPSVRFSFSKYNTIEEVDYVVEKISEIYMPVLAK, encoded by the coding sequence ATGTCAATTTCCTCTTCTTCTCGCATTTATTTAGACAACGCAGCCACTACACAATTAGACAAAGCTGTTTTAGATGAAATGATGCCTTACCTGACAGAGCACTTTGGAAACCCTTCTTCTACTCATGGTACAGGGAGAATTGTAAAATCTGCCGTTGAGAAAGCTCGTAAAACAGTTGCAAGCCTTTTGAATACCTCGCCTGCCGAAATATTTTTTACTTCTGGTGGAACGGAAGCTGATAATATGATTTTGCGTTGTGCTGTTCGTTCACATAATTTGAAACATATTATTACTTCGCCTTTAGAGCATCATGCTGTTTTACATACCATTGAAGAGCTAGAAAAAGCAGGAGAAGTAAAAGTACATTTTGTAAATATTGATAAAAATGGAAATGTAGATTTAAATCATTTGGAAGAATTATTAAATACTATTTCTAGCCAAAATGAACGTGCTTTGGTTTCGCTTATGCACGGAAATAATGAAATTGGAACAGTCCTAGATTTGAAAAAAACAGGTGAAATATGTGAAAAATATAATGCTATGTTTCATTCTGATACTGTCCAAACAATGGGATATTACAAAATGGATTTGCAAGAATTGCCTATTCATTATCTCGTTGGTTCAGCTCACAAATTTCATGGAGCAAAAGGAATTGGATTTTTATATGTTCGTCATGATGCAGGCTTTTGTCCCTTCCAAACAGGAGGAGCGCAAGAAAGAAATATGCGTGGAGGAACAGAAAATGTAGCTGGAATTGTTGGGCTTGCAAAAGCATTAGAAATTTCTTTTGCAGAAAGTGAAGCTCACAACAAACATATTCTTTCTCTAAAAAGTAGAATGATAGAAAAATTAAGAACTATTTTCGGCGAAGAGGTTGATTTTAATGGAGAGTCTGGAAATCTTGAAACAGGACTTCCAAAAGTATTAAGTGTTCAGTTTCCAAAATCAGATATGGGCGATATGCTTTTATTTAATTTGGATATTCAAGGAATTTCGGCATCAGGTGGTAGTGCTTGTTCTAGTGGTTCAGAAATTGGTTCGCATGTTTTGACAGCTCTAAAAAATGACCCTTCTCGTCCTTCAGTTCGTTTTTCATTTAGCAAATACAATACGATTGAAGAGGTTGATTATGTAGTAGAAAAAATATCTGAAATTTATATGCCTGTTTTGGCGAAGTAA
- a CDS encoding acyl-CoA thioesterase, with amino-acid sequence MQLPKLTDKINPLSRTEFLVRFQDCDPYGHLNNGRYLDYFLDGRDNQVTYDYGWRLVDFINEEKKGWVVQKQELAYLRSAVYGEEIVIRTATAFYDDSNLIIECRMLNKDETQLKSLLWMKLVFINLTNGRRTNHTEDIKDFFSKVILEEFNPEEITFDERVKELTTFYKSQKTNK; translated from the coding sequence ATGCAACTTCCTAAACTTACCGACAAAATAAATCCTTTATCAAGAACTGAATTTCTTGTTCGCTTTCAAGACTGCGACCCGTATGGACACTTGAATAATGGTCGTTATTTAGATTATTTTCTTGATGGAAGAGATAATCAAGTAACTTATGATTACGGTTGGAGATTGGTAGATTTTATAAATGAAGAAAAGAAAGGCTGGGTAGTCCAAAAACAAGAATTGGCTTATTTGCGCTCGGCAGTTTATGGAGAAGAAATTGTAATCCGAACAGCAACAGCATTTTATGATGATTCAAATTTGATAATTGAATGCCGAATGCTTAACAAAGATGAAACGCAATTAAAATCACTCCTTTGGATGAAATTGGTGTTTATTAATCTTACTAATGGACGAAGAACAAATCATACTGAAGACATCAAAGATTTTTTCTCCAAAGTAATTTTAGAAGAATTTAATCCTGAAGAAATTACGTTTGATGAACGTGTAAAAGAACTAACTACGTTTTACAAAAGCCAAAAAACAAATAAATAA
- a CDS encoding TROVE domain-containing protein, which translates to MKFNNTTKGLHTTTNYEGEKAYKISSALELYSSVVTFSLSNTFYESTDDRIERLRKLIAENNPEFVAKLAVYAREKMYLRSIPLVLTVELAKIHKGDTLVSRLVGRVVKRADEITELLAYYQAANQRTDVKKLSKLSKQLQKGLALSFNKFDEYQFAKYNRDTEIRLRDALFLVHPKAKDAEQQILFDKIVNDNLQIPYTWETELSKEGQAEFANEEEKQIAFRNKWQELIDSKKLGYMALLRNLRNILTAEVSSEYIKKVAQRIADQNEVERSKQLPFRFLSAFRELEKVSSPNVQILLSALEEAIKLSVKNLKGFDENTSLLIACDTSGSMCSPISPRSSVRDYDIGLVLGMLLQHCSESVMAGIFGDTWKIINLPKENILSNTRALDKRMGEVGYSTNGYLVIKDILERKQKIDKVMIFTDCQLWNSNNSKESISEYWKKYKKEVAPKAKLYLFDLRGYGQVPLQLKENDVNLIAGWSDKVFEVMEAIENGETTLSQIEKIEF; encoded by the coding sequence ATGAAATTCAACAATACAACAAAAGGACTACATACAACAACAAATTACGAAGGAGAAAAAGCATATAAAATTTCTTCTGCTTTAGAATTATATTCTTCTGTTGTTACTTTTTCATTGAGTAATACATTTTATGAAAGTACAGATGATAGAATTGAACGTTTAAGAAAATTAATTGCAGAGAATAATCCAGAGTTTGTAGCAAAACTGGCAGTTTATGCTCGTGAAAAAATGTATCTACGTTCAATTCCTTTAGTACTTACTGTTGAATTAGCAAAGATTCATAAAGGGGATACTTTGGTAAGTCGTTTAGTTGGTAGAGTTGTAAAACGTGCTGATGAAATTACTGAACTTTTGGCTTATTATCAAGCTGCAAACCAAAGAACAGACGTAAAAAAATTGAGTAAATTATCCAAACAATTACAAAAAGGTCTGGCTTTGAGTTTTAATAAATTTGATGAATATCAATTTGCCAAATATAATAGAGATACAGAAATCAGATTGCGTGATGCCTTGTTTTTGGTTCACCCAAAAGCGAAAGATGCAGAACAACAAATCCTTTTTGATAAAATTGTAAATGATAATTTACAAATTCCTTATACGTGGGAAACAGAACTTTCAAAAGAAGGACAAGCAGAATTTGCAAACGAAGAAGAAAAACAAATTGCTTTTCGTAACAAATGGCAAGAACTAATTGATAGCAAAAAGTTAGGTTATATGGCTTTGTTGAGAAATTTGAGAAATATCTTAACTGCTGAGGTTAGTTCAGAATATATCAAAAAAGTAGCTCAACGAATTGCAGACCAAAACGAAGTAGAACGCTCTAAACAGTTGCCTTTTCGTTTTCTTTCAGCTTTCCGTGAGTTAGAAAAAGTATCTTCTCCAAATGTTCAGATTTTACTTTCTGCTCTTGAAGAAGCAATAAAATTATCTGTCAAAAACTTAAAAGGGTTTGATGAAAATACTTCTTTATTGATTGCTTGTGATACATCTGGTTCTATGTGTTCTCCTATTTCGCCTAGAAGTTCAGTCAGAGATTATGATATTGGTTTGGTTTTGGGAATGCTTCTGCAACACTGTTCTGAATCCGTCATGGCTGGTATTTTTGGAGATACTTGGAAAATTATCAACTTGCCTAAAGAAAATATTCTTTCCAATACACGAGCTTTAGACAAACGTATGGGAGAAGTAGGGTATTCTACAAATGGCTATTTAGTTATCAAGGATATTTTGGAGCGCAAGCAGAAAATTGATAAAGTAATGATTTTTACAGATTGTCAGCTTTGGAATAGTAATAATAGTAAAGAAAGTATTTCAGAATATTGGAAAAAATATAAAAAAGAAGTTGCACCAAAAGCTAAATTATATTTATTTGATTTGAGAGGTTATGGACAAGTTCCATTACAACTCAAAGAAAATGATGTAAATTTAATAGCTGGCTGGTCAGATAAAGTATTTGAAGTAATGGAAGCCATCGAAAATGGAGAAACTACTTTAAGTCAGATTGAAAAAATAGAATTTTAA
- the guaB gene encoding IMP dehydrogenase, which produces MEALTYDDVLLVPAYSETLPRNTQTKTQLTKTITLNVPIVSAAMDTVSEAEMAIAIAQEGGIAFIHKNMSIERQAEQVRKVKRSESGMITDPVTVFPNQTLADANRLMKEFKIGGIPVIDENKKLVGILTNRDLRFQKDLSLQVSEIMTSKNLITAKEGVDLQQAEAILDANKIEKLLIIDNENNLVGLITYKDILKNSDRPNACKDELGRLRVGAAVGVTGDTLERVAALVKSGVDIITIDTAHGHSKGVIDMLKKVKSTHSELQVIVGNVATGAGAKALADAGADAVKVGVGPGSICTTRIIAGVGMPQLSAVFEAAEAVKGMNVPIIADGGIRFSGDVVKAIAAGASCIMIGSLLAGTDEAPGEMIIYEGRKFKYYRGMGSIEAMEDGSKDRYFQDTEDDIKKLVPEGITGRVAYKGKAGEVIYQLVGGLKAGMGYCGAASIEDLQKAQFVKITNAGMRESHPHDVMITREAPNYSRN; this is translated from the coding sequence ATGGAAGCTCTTACTTACGACGATGTACTGCTCGTACCTGCGTATTCGGAAACACTTCCTAGAAATACACAAACCAAAACTCAACTTACCAAAACTATTACATTGAATGTTCCGATTGTTTCGGCTGCAATGGATACAGTGAGTGAGGCTGAAATGGCGATTGCTATTGCACAAGAAGGTGGAATCGCTTTTATTCATAAAAATATGAGTATCGAACGCCAAGCCGAACAGGTAAGAAAAGTAAAACGTTCTGAAAGTGGAATGATTACTGATCCAGTAACCGTTTTCCCAAATCAAACACTTGCTGATGCAAACCGATTGATGAAAGAATTCAAAATTGGTGGAATTCCTGTTATTGATGAGAATAAAAAATTAGTAGGAATCTTGACAAATAGAGATTTGCGTTTTCAGAAAGACCTTTCTCTTCAAGTTTCTGAGATAATGACTTCTAAAAATCTAATCACAGCCAAAGAAGGTGTTGATTTGCAACAAGCAGAAGCAATCTTGGATGCCAACAAAATCGAAAAATTATTAATTATTGATAATGAAAATAATCTTGTTGGCTTGATTACCTATAAAGATATTCTCAAAAATAGTGATAGACCAAATGCTTGCAAAGATGAATTAGGTCGTTTGCGTGTTGGTGCTGCTGTTGGTGTTACTGGTGATACATTAGAAAGAGTAGCTGCACTTGTAAAATCTGGTGTTGATATTATTACAATTGATACTGCACACGGACACTCAAAGGGCGTTATTGATATGCTTAAAAAAGTAAAATCTACTCATTCAGAATTACAAGTCATTGTAGGAAATGTAGCTACTGGTGCAGGTGCAAAAGCCCTTGCTGATGCTGGTGCTGATGCTGTAAAAGTAGGCGTAGGACCTGGTAGTATCTGTACAACTCGTATTATTGCAGGTGTGGGAATGCCACAATTATCAGCCGTTTTTGAAGCTGCTGAAGCTGTAAAAGGAATGAATGTACCAATTATTGCAGATGGTGGAATTCGTTTTTCAGGTGATGTAGTCAAAGCAATTGCAGCAGGTGCATCTTGTATTATGATAGGTTCACTTTTGGCTGGAACAGATGAAGCTCCAGGTGAAATGATAATTTATGAAGGTAGAAAATTCAAATATTATCGTGGAATGGGTTCAATTGAAGCTATGGAAGATGGCTCAAAAGACCGTTATTTCCAAGATACAGAAGATGATATTAAAAAATTAGTTCCTGAGGGAATTACGGGGAGAGTTGCCTACAAAGGAAAAGCTGGAGAAGTAATTTACCAGCTTGTAGGTGGGCTTAAAGCAGGAATGGGTTATTGTGGTGCTGCTTCGATTGAAGATTTACAGAAAGCACAGTTTGTCAAAATTACAAATGCAGGAATGAGAGAAAGTCATCCACATGATGTAATGATAACTCGTGAAGCTCCTAATTATAGTAGAAATTAG
- a CDS encoding SAM hydrolase/SAM-dependent halogenase family protein, with protein sequence MNIVLLTDFGYQDGFVGVMKGVIKSLSTHVTLIDLAHSVPDYDILRGALLLEAHYSYFPKGTIFLCVIDPGVGSDRQPIIVKSGGYYFVAPHNGILDLVTAIEDIEQCIEITNKTYMLESDANSFHGRDIFAPIAAHLANGISMENMGDEIQYDWFLNYPFSTYNEEEKTVIGEILSFDKYGNALTNLRARKGIKSGRVLEQDAKFCDYFLQGNDRLPNLINGSFGRVEIFVPEKNAEKHLRLRKGDEVILYLK encoded by the coding sequence ATGAATATTGTTTTACTTACTGATTTTGGTTATCAAGATGGTTTTGTGGGAGTAATGAAAGGTGTTATAAAGTCGCTTTCTACTCATGTAACCTTAATAGATTTGGCACATTCTGTTCCAGATTATGATATTTTGCGTGGTGCTTTACTTTTAGAAGCGCATTATAGTTATTTTCCAAAAGGTACAATTTTTTTGTGTGTCATTGACCCTGGAGTTGGAAGTGATAGACAGCCGATTATTGTCAAAAGTGGTGGTTATTATTTTGTTGCTCCTCACAATGGAATTTTGGATTTAGTAACAGCTATTGAAGATATAGAACAGTGTATCGAAATTACTAACAAAACCTATATGCTGGAAAGTGATGCGAATAGTTTTCATGGTAGAGATATTTTTGCACCAATAGCTGCACATCTTGCCAACGGAATTTCGATGGAAAATATGGGTGATGAAATTCAGTATGATTGGTTTCTCAATTATCCATTTAGTACCTACAATGAAGAAGAAAAAACAGTAATAGGAGAAATATTGTCTTTTGATAAATATGGAAATGCTTTAACAAATCTTAGAGCAAGAAAAGGAATAAAATCGGGAAGAGTATTAGAACAAGATGCAAAGTTTTGTGATTATTTTCTTCAAGGAAATGACAGACTGCCTAATCTTATCAATGGTTCTTTTGGAAGAGTAGAAATATTTGTTCCTGAAAAAAATGCAGAAAAACACCTTCGTTTGCGTAAAGGCGATGAAGTTATTTTGTATTTAAAGTAG